One part of the Syntrophomonadaceae bacterium genome encodes these proteins:
- the murG gene encoding undecaprenyldiphospho-muramoylpentapeptide beta-N-acetylglucosaminyltransferase, with protein sequence MRIVITGGGTGGHIYPAIAIAKGLLSRCRQTKVLYLGTPKGMEAELVPREGIDFYPVASEGWNRKLSLQTPLLGIRLFQGIMQAWSVLGKFKPHVVVGTGGFVCGPVVLAAALRGFPIVLHEQNAWPGLTNRYLSGLAQAVCLTFPEASQYLSRKDHLHITGMPVREEICSVSRQESAKKPNLNPDVFSVLVVGGSRGAKSINKAVVMLAKEIQGRSGIKLLHVTGQAGYKEVLAWMAEAGITLSEKGNITIVPYIYQMENALAAADLIVSRAGAAFISELLVCGRPSILVPYPHAAENHQEYNARVLEKVKAAVVILDKELDGNRLCFEVSRLMNSPELLREMGEQAVALARPDALNSILDIIKQVEKEYRQRKFRQACKMN encoded by the coding sequence TTGCGTATTGTGATTACAGGTGGGGGAACAGGGGGACATATTTATCCCGCCATAGCTATTGCTAAGGGCCTACTCTCCCGCTGCCGGCAGACAAAAGTGTTGTATTTAGGGACACCAAAAGGGATGGAGGCAGAACTCGTCCCCAGAGAAGGTATTGATTTCTATCCAGTGGCTAGCGAGGGTTGGAACAGAAAGCTGTCCTTGCAGACACCCCTCTTAGGAATTCGCCTGTTCCAAGGGATAATGCAGGCATGGTCAGTTCTAGGGAAGTTCAAACCTCATGTGGTGGTAGGCACCGGCGGTTTTGTTTGCGGGCCGGTAGTGCTGGCCGCAGCCCTCAGAGGATTCCCCATCGTGTTACATGAGCAAAATGCATGGCCCGGCCTGACTAATCGATATCTTTCTGGATTAGCCCAAGCTGTTTGCCTTACTTTTCCAGAAGCTTCCCAGTATCTTAGCCGGAAGGATCATCTTCATATAACAGGGATGCCTGTTCGAGAGGAAATATGTTCCGTTTCCCGGCAAGAAAGCGCCAAAAAACCAAATCTGAACCCCGATGTATTCTCCGTGCTGGTTGTGGGAGGGAGCCGCGGGGCAAAGAGCATTAACAAGGCCGTCGTTATGCTTGCTAAAGAAATACAGGGTCGCTCAGGAATTAAACTGCTCCATGTTACCGGACAAGCTGGATATAAGGAAGTGCTGGCATGGATGGCAGAAGCAGGAATAACCCTGTCGGAAAAAGGGAACATTACTATCGTACCCTATATTTACCAAATGGAGAATGCCCTGGCAGCTGCTGACCTGATTGTTTCCCGGGCAGGTGCAGCGTTTATTTCCGAGCTTTTAGTTTGCGGGCGGCCGTCGATCCTGGTACCCTATCCTCATGCGGCCGAGAATCACCAGGAGTACAATGCCAGGGTACTGGAAAAGGTAAAGGCGGCTGTCGTAATCCTTGACAAGGAGCTGGATGGCAACAGACTGTGTTTCGAGGTCAGTCGTTTGATGAATAGTCCGGAACTGCTGCGAGAGATGGGGGAACAGGCCGTAGCCCTCGCCAGGCCAGATGCCCTCAATTCAATTTTGGACATCATTAAACAAGTTGAGAAGGAATACCGGCAAAGAAAGTTCCGGCAGGCCTGCAAAATGAACTAG
- a CDS encoding UDP-N-acetylmuramoyl-L-alanine--D-glutamate ligase has product MKWEGTRVVIFGMARSGAAAAKVLAQLGAVVTLCDQKSSDELTAVIRDLAGTGIKAVTGGYPTDISSATDLIIISPGVPLTIPPLVKAAEAGVPIWGELELAYRLAKASIVAITGTNGKTTTTALIGQMFKDGDREVRVGGNIGVPLCQLAVEAAPPEVLVAEVSSFQLETIHQFKPRVAVILNVTPDHLDRHGTFANYLNAKSMIFSQQSEEDYTILNFDDHETRALAEKTSASVIFFSRQSDLNEGICVVDGEVRVRLKGRETGVIPVKDIAIPGSHNLENALAAVAAGWVMGLEAPSLAHTLKTFPGVPHRLEFAGEYQGIRFINDSKGTNPDAAIKALMSYRQPIVLIAGGRNKGGEFSSYAKLIRQKVKALVLVGEAAGQIEEAIVNEGYANYYRADTFPAAVRKAAELAAAGDIVLLSPACASWDMFNNFEERGDVFKKTVSEIIEEWKAQIS; this is encoded by the coding sequence ATGAAGTGGGAAGGAACCAGAGTTGTTATTTTCGGGATGGCCCGCAGCGGTGCTGCTGCGGCTAAAGTCTTGGCGCAATTAGGCGCAGTCGTCACTTTGTGTGACCAGAAATCAAGTGACGAATTAACTGCAGTAATCAGGGACCTGGCCGGGACTGGTATTAAAGCTGTGACCGGAGGATATCCGACAGATATTTCGTCAGCGACCGACCTGATTATCATCAGTCCGGGGGTCCCCCTGACAATTCCTCCTCTAGTTAAGGCTGCGGAGGCAGGGGTTCCCATTTGGGGCGAATTGGAGCTTGCTTACCGGTTGGCAAAGGCGTCTATAGTAGCAATCACCGGCACAAACGGAAAAACCACTACAACTGCCCTGATCGGGCAGATGTTTAAAGATGGGGATCGAGAAGTGAGGGTTGGGGGTAATATAGGGGTGCCTTTATGCCAACTTGCGGTGGAAGCGGCCCCGCCAGAGGTCCTGGTAGCTGAAGTTAGCAGTTTTCAGCTGGAGACCATTCACCAATTTAAGCCCCGGGTGGCCGTCATTTTAAATGTAACTCCTGACCACTTAGACCGGCATGGCACTTTTGCCAATTACCTCAATGCCAAGAGTATGATTTTTAGCCAGCAGTCAGAAGAGGACTATACTATTCTGAATTTTGACGACCATGAGACCCGGGCGTTAGCCGAAAAAACTTCCGCCAGTGTGATTTTTTTTAGCAGACAATCGGACTTGAACGAAGGAATCTGTGTAGTCGACGGTGAGGTCAGGGTGCGGCTCAAGGGTAGAGAAACAGGGGTCATCCCTGTTAAAGACATCGCTATTCCAGGCAGCCATAATCTGGAAAATGCTCTGGCAGCAGTAGCGGCAGGGTGGGTGATGGGGCTTGAGGCACCGTCCCTTGCTCATACCCTGAAGACTTTTCCTGGTGTGCCCCACCGGTTGGAGTTTGCCGGGGAGTATCAGGGGATCAGGTTTATCAATGATTCCAAAGGCACCAACCCTGATGCTGCCATCAAGGCGTTGATGTCCTACCGGCAGCCAATAGTGCTTATTGCAGGCGGAAGAAACAAAGGCGGAGAGTTTTCCTCCTATGCAAAACTAATCCGGCAAAAGGTTAAGGCCCTGGTGTTGGTAGGAGAAGCTGCCGGCCAAATAGAAGAGGCCATAGTCAACGAGGGGTATGCAAATTATTACAGGGCTGATACTTTTCCAGCGGCTGTCCGGAAAGCAGCTGAACTTGCTGCCGCTGGGGATATAGTGCTTCTGTCCCCTGCTTGCGCTAGCTGGGATATGTTTAACAATTTTGAGGAACGAGGAGATGTCTTTAAGAAAACTGTGAGTGAAATAATAGAGGAATGGAAAGCCCAAATCTCCTAA
- the ftsW gene encoding putative lipid II flippase FtsW — MRWKKGSPDYILILTILLLLSIGIIMVFSASAYSAMLDKGDRFFYLKRQVLWTLISLPIMAFVMNIDYFRLKRFAGLFLIISLVILFLVPVIGVSKYGATRSIDLGVIAFQPSELVKPIAAMFMAKSLSDNQAYLHQLFKGLFPQLLTLAIIVGLIMAQPDLGTAVAVAGACFVMFIAAGVRLAHLFPLGLIGLGGTAILIASEEYRMRRILAFLAPEKDPTGAGFQIIQSLMALGSGGLFGMGLGEGRQKLLYIPERHTDFIFAIIGEELGFIGITVVIILFAILVWRGFRIAVNAPDIYGSLLAVGLTTMVVLPAVINMGVVSGSLPITGIALPFISYGGSSLLFTLIGMGMLLNISCYGTQR, encoded by the coding sequence ATGCGTTGGAAGAAGGGTTCTCCTGATTATATACTTATCTTGACTATTTTATTGTTGTTAAGTATAGGAATTATAATGGTATTCAGCGCTAGTGCCTATTCGGCCATGCTGGACAAAGGAGACCGCTTTTTCTATTTAAAACGCCAAGTGCTGTGGACACTGATCAGTCTCCCGATAATGGCTTTTGTAATGAACATCGATTATTTCCGACTGAAAAGATTTGCCGGTTTATTTTTGATAATTTCCTTAGTAATCCTTTTTTTGGTACCGGTAATAGGTGTTTCCAAGTACGGGGCTACCCGCAGTATTGACCTTGGGGTCATTGCTTTTCAGCCATCTGAACTGGTAAAACCAATCGCAGCGATGTTTATGGCCAAAAGTTTAAGCGATAACCAGGCTTACCTGCACCAGTTATTCAAGGGACTTTTCCCCCAATTGCTCACCCTGGCAATTATTGTCGGCTTAATAATGGCCCAGCCCGACCTGGGGACAGCAGTCGCGGTAGCCGGTGCCTGTTTTGTGATGTTTATCGCGGCTGGAGTGCGGCTGGCCCATTTATTTCCCTTGGGTCTGATCGGGCTTGGTGGCACTGCCATTTTGATAGCCAGCGAGGAATACCGTATGCGCCGGATTCTGGCTTTTTTAGCTCCGGAAAAAGACCCAACAGGCGCAGGGTTTCAAATCATTCAATCTTTAATGGCTTTGGGTTCAGGCGGGCTTTTTGGCATGGGTCTGGGGGAAGGAAGACAAAAGCTCCTGTATATTCCTGAAAGACATACAGATTTTATTTTTGCTATAATCGGTGAAGAGCTGGGCTTTATAGGCATTACCGTAGTTATAATTTTGTTTGCCATTTTAGTCTGGCGGGGATTCAGGATTGCTGTCAATGCGCCAGATATTTACGGAAGCTTGCTTGCGGTTGGCTTGACAACAATGGTGGTTCTGCCGGCTGTGATCAATATGGGTGTTGTTAGCGGTTCTCTGCCTATTACAGGGATTGCACTTCCGTTTATCAGTTATGGGGGCTCTTCCCTTTTATTTACCCTGATAGGTATGGGTATGCTGCTAAACATCTCCTGTTACGGGACACAACGTTGA
- the mraY gene encoding phospho-N-acetylmuramoyl-pentapeptide-transferase: protein MHPAITAFLLSLVLCLLSGPILIPLLRRLKLGQSVRSDGPRRHLLKTGTPTMGGIMFLLSTTVATLSVAPAATLAGTALLVTLGHGLIGFADDFFKIVLRRPLGLKARHKLLGQALLGIVLAITVATYLGRETELTIPFWETVIPLGTFYYFFVVLMVMGLSNAVNLTDGLDGLAAGAAFFAALTYAVLMAWQGHNELAIFAAALAGGCLGFLGFNRHPAKVFMGDTGSLALGAGLAALAVLSGTELLMLIVGGVFVVETVSVIIQVLSFRLTGRRVFRMSPLHHHFELTGWPETKVVRAFWLWGIGFGLAGLAAYI from the coding sequence CTGCACCCGGCAATAACTGCCTTTTTACTGTCTTTAGTTTTGTGTCTCTTAAGCGGACCCATCTTGATACCCCTACTGCGCAGGCTGAAACTCGGCCAGAGTGTGCGCAGTGATGGACCACGGAGGCATTTACTTAAAACAGGCACTCCGACCATGGGCGGCATTATGTTTTTACTTTCTACTACCGTGGCAACCCTGAGTGTTGCTCCTGCGGCAACTCTGGCGGGGACGGCGCTCCTGGTTACTTTGGGCCATGGGCTGATTGGCTTTGCAGATGATTTTTTTAAAATTGTCTTGCGGCGCCCTTTAGGTTTAAAAGCAAGGCATAAATTACTCGGGCAGGCCCTATTAGGCATTGTTTTGGCAATAACTGTTGCAACTTATTTGGGACGGGAAACAGAGCTAACCATACCCTTTTGGGAGACAGTAATTCCTTTAGGGACTTTTTACTATTTTTTTGTAGTACTGATGGTTATGGGTTTATCAAATGCTGTAAACTTAACTGACGGACTGGATGGTTTGGCAGCAGGGGCTGCGTTTTTCGCTGCCTTAACCTATGCCGTCTTAATGGCCTGGCAGGGACATAATGAATTGGCTATTTTTGCTGCGGCCTTGGCCGGTGGCTGCCTGGGGTTTTTAGGTTTCAACCGTCACCCTGCCAAGGTCTTTATGGGTGATACCGGGTCCTTGGCGCTCGGCGCAGGGTTGGCTGCTCTGGCCGTCCTATCAGGTACCGAGCTTTTGATGCTGATTGTGGGCGGGGTTTTTGTCGTTGAAACCGTTTCAGTGATCATTCAGGTATTAAGTTTCCGCTTAACCGGCAGGCGAGTTTTTCGCATGAGCCCCCTGCACCACCATTTTGAACTGACCGGTTGGCCGGAAACCAAAGTAGTCAGGGCTTTTTGGCTTTGGGGAATCGGCTTTGGCCTAGCTGGATTAGCTGCCTATATTTAG
- a CDS encoding UDP-N-acetylmuramoyl-tripeptide--D-alanyl-D-alanine ligase, with translation MSTVKGKGVSVLNIREVAEAVKGCLLAGDSTQVFGGVSTDSRRVVPDTIFVALAGQKYDGHRFVIEALDRGAAGAIVSRQADLPPHYRERVLIRVENTLKALQDLAVAWRQQFQVPVVGVTGSNGKTTTKDMIADVLGIKLPTLKTEANLNNEIGLPLTLLQLQPHHKAVVVEMGMRGLGQISQLCEIARPRIGVITNIGVAHLELLGTVENIARAKGELIEQIPVEGYAVLNGDDPWCRKISQRCSGKTIFYGLESPVQVKARNIRYRGEAGMEFEADIEGERAPAFLPAMGEHNVRNAIAAIGVGYCLGLTLEEAVRGLASLSLSSMRLQIVPSSHGGMIINDAYNANPDSTVASLEVLSKIRKNRAIAVLGDMYELGPLVERGHYQVGETAAHLGIDILVAVGPLSRHTVAGAIAAGMDAKRVAYCKTKEEALAFLLGILLEGDTVLVKASRGMAMEQIVQGLTRMR, from the coding sequence CTGTCGACTGTTAAAGGAAAAGGGGTATCAGTGTTGAATATCAGGGAGGTAGCAGAAGCTGTTAAAGGTTGTCTGCTAGCAGGGGATAGCACTCAGGTTTTTGGCGGTGTGAGCACTGATAGCCGGCGAGTTGTTCCTGATACCATATTTGTAGCTCTGGCAGGGCAGAAGTATGATGGTCACCGCTTTGTAATTGAAGCGTTGGATAGGGGCGCGGCTGGGGCAATAGTATCCCGGCAGGCAGACCTGCCTCCCCATTATAGAGAACGGGTGCTGATCAGAGTGGAAAATACTCTGAAAGCTCTGCAAGACCTTGCTGTTGCGTGGAGACAGCAGTTTCAAGTCCCTGTTGTGGGAGTTACGGGCTCAAACGGCAAAACCACAACCAAGGATATGATTGCCGATGTGCTTGGTATTAAGCTGCCTACCCTGAAAACCGAAGCTAACCTCAACAATGAAATTGGTTTGCCTTTAACCCTCCTGCAACTGCAACCGCATCATAAAGCAGTGGTGGTTGAGATGGGCATGCGCGGCCTGGGGCAGATCAGTCAGCTTTGTGAGATTGCTAGGCCGCGTATTGGTGTGATAACCAATATCGGGGTTGCCCATCTGGAACTCCTAGGAACCGTTGAAAATATTGCCAGGGCAAAAGGGGAATTGATTGAACAGATCCCTGTTGAAGGATATGCCGTACTAAACGGTGATGACCCATGGTGCAGGAAAATCAGCCAAAGGTGCAGCGGGAAGACAATCTTTTACGGTTTAGAATCTCCTGTGCAGGTGAAAGCAAGAAACATCCGTTACCGGGGTGAAGCCGGGATGGAGTTTGAGGCTGATATCGAGGGAGAGAGGGCTCCTGCCTTTTTGCCGGCGATGGGTGAGCATAATGTAAGAAATGCCATCGCTGCTATCGGTGTGGGCTATTGTTTGGGCCTCACCCTGGAGGAGGCGGTTCGGGGATTAGCCAGCCTATCTTTAAGCTCCATGCGACTGCAGATAGTGCCTTCTTCCCATGGGGGGATGATCATAAACGATGCTTATAATGCAAATCCGGATTCTACTGTCGCATCCCTTGAAGTGCTTAGCAAGATCAGGAAAAATAGGGCGATTGCAGTGCTAGGCGATATGTATGAACTGGGGCCTTTGGTTGAAAGGGGGCATTATCAGGTGGGAGAGACTGCCGCTCATTTGGGTATTGATATTTTGGTGGCGGTGGGTCCCCTTTCCCGGCACACAGTTGCAGGAGCTATTGCTGCTGGAATGGATGCAAAGAGGGTAGCATACTGCAAAACCAAGGAAGAAGCCCTTGCATTTTTACTGGGGATATTGCTGGAAGGAGATACAGTGCTTGTTAAAGCGTCCAGAGGAATGGCCATGGAACAAATAGTGCAGGGACTGACAAGAATGAGGTGA